The genomic stretch CCCTATATGAAACAGATTCACGCCACGCCCGCACTATACGAAACAGACGCCGGCTCCTCCCGTCTCTGCCGCCAGTGCCTCCCTTGTCCGCCGTCTGCGCCTCCCGTCTCGATCCATCGCCCACGCCTCCCGTCTCCGCGGTCTCATCGATCTTTGTTTTACTTGCTTTGCTTGTTGCTATGATCGGTTGTATGCCTGGAGCTGGATATATATCCAAGATCCATATGGACATGAATCCTCCTGTAAGCCAGCGGGAAAACGCGAACGTACGTACGCATGCAAAACTCAAAACGCGTATGCCTCCAGATTTCTTTCTTTTTAATTGCTTTTTATCGCGATCTGATAACAAGCGTTGTACTACGAACCCAATTAATACCAgtttaatgttttttttttgaaattttcaccgGGTGTATAGGATCCCCACCTGAATCTAATTGCACTCGAACCTGTCTTAGGTCACAGAATTATTGTTACAGTATAATGCACTAGGTTTTAAATTCATATAGGATGTGAGGTGCCAGGAGTTTTTCTCCCTTTTCCTTCGAACCTTTGTAAAAATAATTGACTACAACTTTCAAACTATGCTCCTTGACTATTGGTTTGCGTGTTGCCGTAGGGAACATGGATGCAAATAAAGCACACCAGGAGATGGAGAACAAGATTCAACACGAGCGCCAGATGGTGGATGACAACATTAAGAAAGAACGTACTGCATTAAATAAGTTTATAAGGGAGGAACGGGAGAAGCTGTTTGGTGACTTGAAGGTTATAAGTTTATAAGCAAGGGCACGATGTTTAGGACCGTCTCATTCAAGCGTCGTGTCGAAAGACAACGCTCATAATGCTCTAGCATTTTAAATAATGTCATCTGAGAACTAAGATGCGTATGAAGGACAGAGTTTAAGCTCTCGTTCCGCTGATTACTGCTCAATCCTAAGAAACAACGGCCCGCCAGATATGGGGCACACCACAGCTTCCTCATCTGATATATCTGCCACGACTCCTCACTTGTTACTTTATTCCTTTCCAAGAAATCTAGCCATTTGCTCTCATGCTTGGCAATGGAAGAGGAATCATATATGAAAGATCTGAATTCCTCCTTAACCTTGTCATCACTAAGATGACGTACAATGTTCTGCTGAATGTGCCATACACACAGCTTATGGTTCGAGTCAGGCCAGATCACCCTGATTGCTCTCTGCATTGCAAGGTCCCCGTCGGTGATCACAGATATCAGATATTGGGTGCTTCTGGGACATGGCTTCACTGAAGACCTCCAGCATCCACTCGTACGCCTCCGTCGTCTCATGGGAAATAATACCACATCCAAAAATAACAGTGCTGCGGTGGTGATTCAACCCAACAAACGGCACAAATGGCAGATTGTACTTATTGGCCCTGTAGGTGCTATCGAAAACaacaacatcgccgaaagccttgTAGTCAAGCTGGGATTGACTATCACACCAGAACAGTCCCTTCAGATGATCATCTTTATCAACCAGATATCTGAAGAAAAAACCTGGATCTCTCTCTTCCCGCGCCATCATGCGACGGATCACAGTTTGAGCATCACCGTCAACAACTGTTTTCTGCTTGTACTGATGGCAGAAATTATAAATGTCCCTTGTCGTGCATCCAACCTTATCGAAACCACCGCATTGCATGCGCAATACATCCATGATTTTGTGTTTGCGGATCCCAGCAGTTTCCATCTCTATAATGTCCGCTTTCTGCTCGGCGCTGATTCTTCTGTGTGAACGTAGCAGGCAAGCAATATCCCCTGGGGCCAGTTTATGGGTGTGTACATCGATAAAATCCTTCACAAACCACTGCCCTGTTTCCTCGGCTCTTGCAATGCCCAGTTTAGCTTTACACCCAACACGAGTGATATTCCGTGGCCTCCTCTTCATATCTGCTCTCTTCCTCTTCATGTGCTTCTCTTCACGACAACCTTCGCGACTACACATAAATTTCCTCAAAATTATCTCCTTGTTGGCTTCATCCCACTCAACGTACCTTCTCCGCACGCTAAATCCTTTCTCAAGAGCATAACTGTTGTAGAAATTGAATCCGTCTTCCTCGCTAACAAACGTCTTGATAACGATCTCATGGTACTTTTTACAATCCCCGCTCATATCAGCCATATCTTCCTGCATATCACAGACAAACTAACAATTCATATTTTTAATCACGGTACAAGTATAAAGTAGAAAAGACCGAGGACAATATTATACGTGAATCATTAACGATTTTAAAAAGATTGTATGTACAAATAGTCCTTACCTGATTATATACTACGATATAGAATGGTTAAGTTCATAGCTATAATGGTACCAGTCAAACAAAGCATCCGAGGCCATACACTTGCCATAAATATATAACTAGCCCTACCAGCAATATTGTATCTAGTGGTGAACATGTAATAGCATGCCCTTTGTAATGTgattataaaataaaaaaattatttttctataGTTTGTTCACTGAATGTTCTCCGCATCCTTCGTGATTAAGCTAACAAGCAGTATTGGATAGAGAGAAACCTTGCTATGTGTAAAGATAAGGCAGAGATGTGAAAAAGTAAACTTCATGGGTACTAAAATGTTTTATTTGAGCCTTGACATGAACTCACAGAGTATCATTAGACATCACGAGCTAAGCAATATACAACAAAATAGACAACCGTTGTGtagcaagaagaagcaacaacGGTCTCAGACTCCAGTAAGAAGAAGCAACCACATTTTGAAAGCACTATTTCTTGAGACAGATGTATGTTGTTGTTACATAATGCCATACGATTTGCCAGGCTGAGATTAAGCCTTCAGAAGATATCCATTGTGATGTGAAGAAACGCCCTTCGCTAGTTTGCTGGTCATGTGGTACTCAGGACATGACAAATGAAACTGATGTTGATGACAGAAATGAAAAAAGCGACACTGAAGCAGCAGCTCAGAAGCTAGCCTCAGTTTCTCTTGGAGCGTCAGACGATGAGGACACTAACAGAGAGGACAATAAATCACCTCCGATAGGAACTGACAAAGGACAGGCCATGGAATTTCAAGAATCCTTGACCAGCAAGCAGCCTGAAACGCCACCGTCAGGACCTTCCGAAGATCCCCTCCAGCTATATCCTCCAGGACGAATACTGCACTGGTTGCATTACTGAAGTCCTAAGGCTGTATCAGATTCTTAAACCATGAGATCCATATTGCTCATCATCTGTGCGCAATTTCATATTGTTTACTTTCTAACTGAATCTCCATGcaatgaaaagaaaaataaatatgatgatacttTGTGTGCAAATCTTAGTGTTGTACTTAATACTGTGGTTCCACAGTGAAGAACAAGCAATGTGCTGGTACTAATGTAGTATTATTTTTTTATGAATCGGAGCTTACCGACGTCAAGCGATTGATAGTTGGATGCTCCCGGCGATTCCAACGACATTCCGGCCGATTCCCGCTACGCGATCCCCGCGACGGAGgaaggggcggtggcggcggctctcGGCTGCGGCGGACAAGACGGGGCCCCGCGACGGGAGCAGGGGGTGGCGGCTCGCGGCGTAGGAGAGGGGGTGTCGACGGAGAGGCCGGCGATGTGAGTCCCGCGACgcagggaggggcggcggctcgcggatgcGACGGAGAGGCCGGGGCCGTCAGTCCACGCGTCGGGGcgaggggtggcggcggaggctgcggggcggcgggggcggcggaggCTGCGGGGCGGCGATGGCTGTGGGGCGGCGATggctgcggggcggcggcggtcgctcGTGGGAAGAACTCTGATTTGGCACGCTTTTCGTTTCTATCAGCGTTTGGTTTGATACTGATTTAATGAGTTGGAGTCTAAAACGTCCGTTCACAATTATCGTAGTATTATAGAAGTTACAAGAAAATTATTACTGATTTAATCAACGGTCATAAAAAATTAGATTAGACGGAACCACGATTTgattagacggaaccaaagttccgtgccaatcaccgtaaaagatctcaaggaaagtACGATATTATGTAAGTAGGGCTTGTGCTCCGGTGCTTTTTGGAAGTTTGTTTTGCACGACTTTCAAAGCAAAGATTAAAGGCTGTGATTAGAAGAACTAAACCACCTGTTTTCATTAAGGAATAGGTAATCTGGTCAATGCGCATCTATTGTCGTTACTTGCGAGACATGAACTGTTGCATGTGCAACTACCCAGCACCCACGATCCATCCTCGCATGTAAGTGCCGTTCGACCCCTTGCGGCCGTGATGTCCGCGTCGCCATGAGAGAAGCCGGCCAGCGCGACCACCGCGGCACGGCCGCCTCGAACCAACGTCGGCACGGCTTCTCCCGCGCTCAGTAACAACGTATTCCCgtttgcatgaaagatcaatttatgAGTGCTGATCAGCCACTTGACCGTAACTACTGAGTCCATCTCCTGCAGCCTGCAGGTCCGGCCATCGGCAGCGGCCTTGACTTAATTTGGCAGCCATAAGAACGAGTAGTGGGTCTTGGGACGTGGGTAGTTGCAAGCTGTTGTCTTCGTCCAGTAAGGCGTGGATTTAAACTGTTAAAACTTCGGTGGGATTTGCTCCCTTAATCACAGCCATCAGTTTGCTTTAGGAAGCGTGCAAAAGAGTGTCGGAAAGCACATATTCTCCGAACCAACGGCTGTTCACGTTGTCGGGCCGGCTTAGATCAGTTCTTGGGAGGCACAGttgcagcagccgccgctgcagcACCTAGCTGGGCAAGCCTCATCTTGGCGAACTCAACCAGCTCGCCGACATCGggaagagccaccttggcggcgtCCAGCGCGACAAACCGCTCGACCCAGGAGAGCAGAAGCGGGGTGTTGGCATCGTCAAAGAGCTTGGCACCACAGAGCTCCTCCGTTCCCTGCAGCCACGAGATGAGACCGCCCAGCGCGACGTCAACGTACCCCATGCTATCGCCGCCGAAGAAGGGCTTCCCCTTTGAGCACTCCTTGAGGGCACCCTCCAGCGTCTCTGCTGCCGCCAGCGTCTGCTTCATCCCTTCGATCCTCTCCTCCTCTGTGTTGTTCTTGAACGCCTGAACCCACGGGACAACCAGCTGCACACGGACACACATATAGCAATATAGCATGATTCATCATctcaacacacacatatatatcgtGATCATCCATGGCTGCATCCAAGTTTACTGAAAAACAGCAAACACATATTAAGGATAGGTCGTAAGCGTAAGGTCACCTTGTCGTCAATGTAGGCAGCCCAGAACCGACTGATCGCGCGTTCATAGGGGTCGGCAGGCAGGAGGGAAGGGCCTGTGGCGCTGTAGGCCTCGTCGATGTACTCCAGGATGACGCGCGACTCGCAGATTGCCTTGCAGTTGTGGATGAGCACGGGCACCTTCTTGTGCGCCGGGTTGGACGCGAGGAGAAGGCTGGTCTTGTTGTCGAGGTCCTGCTCGATGTACTCGTAGCTCAAGCCCTTCAGGTGGAGGGCAAGTTTCACTCTGGACACCCATGGGCTCGCCCATGTGCCCAGCAGCTTCAGTTCACCTTCGCCGCCCAACTGAACACCCGCCATTTCTCCTTAGGCTATGATGTAGTTCAGCTGTGTTCTGGTTGCAGTGGGAGGAGCGATATATATGGTGCTTCGCCTTCGCTGATGGGGTATGGAGGCAACAACTCATCACCCTTGAGGCCCGTCCCAACGTTTGTGGGGAATGGTTTTCCACAATCGCCTACGATTAGACTTCGAGACGACAGTTAAGACTTGCTCCCCAATCTATCGAGTACAGAGTCCCCTGTGGTAGTAGACACGACCTGACGAACATGATCACTTACTTTATTTCCATCCGAACAAGGCGAATAATGTAGTACGATAAAGTTTGGCTATAATGGTCGTTTGCTTGCGAATTTTTTAGCTTCCACATTTTTTTCGCTCATAAATTAAGATTGGAACAATTGACATTCATCGTTTCTTGGAGAAGAAGGCTAACAAGAGTATAAGGTAAAAACGTGTGGCTATCTCCAGCTTATTTTCGTCAACAACTTTTTAGATAGACTTCGTGGAAGCAGGAATGACAATCTATCTTATAGTATTATCCTCTATACACCATGAGTCATGAGAGTACCTGGATGATTTTCTACCTACACCATGTGATTTGCACTGAACCACTAAAATAGACCAACTTAGGCGTGAGCCCCAAGAAAATAAAATATCATGGGAGTTCCATAAACTTTTATTGAGTTAGAAAATCCATGTTTGCAAAACTTACGGACTTCCATACATTATCAGAAGGTTTTATATTCATACTCGAATTTGAAAATATGCAACTAGTAAAACGTGATACATGTAACACCCTCCATTGGCAATGTCATTCACGTAAATTCAATTCGACTATCGGATGTATATGCTTCCTCCACCGAAAGAACATATTTCTGATTGTCAAAAGTAATTAGTAAAAAAAATTGCATGTACATTTCGGCAATCTATGTGCGTTCGTATAGTTTCGGGAAAAACAAatatttttgtggtctatgtgaaAAGACAAAACATCTCTCAAAAAAGATGcttatttttagcaccaattTTTGTCTATTTCATAGCCCAAACGACAAGTTGATTTTAATGGAAAAACCTTCTACCCACGCAGCTTATGAAGATACacgtggattttttttttgaaacttttcaatatttcaaaatatatatcaaaaatgtatttcaaaataaagggagcatatgtacCCAAGAGCTAAAACATCAGTCTCTGCATTCACAGATACCAAGTGTTAAAAAAGTGCATGGACAACGAGACACACTAGAAATAGCTGAATCTTGGACTTTAAATTGGCTTAATTGTGATCCCCTGCCTCCATTGCTCCAGATTTATTGAAGCTAAGTCGCAAGAAAAATCATCACCGTTGCCAGTAGCTTTGCATGGTGGTTGCTGTTGTGGATATGCTAAATGGATGTATGTGTTAGGacaatatacttgttgtattaccagggggcaaaggccacaatatatagtacatgtacaggtgcacatatgcagaaagccccctaacatatggagaaactacaatagacagatatatacatctaacaccccccttaaactcatggtggatccacaacactgagtttggagagtaagaaatcatgctacgctcgagtctgtgccataaagaaatccgccaactgcaaatctgaaggcacataatgaaccgcaacaacatcatcatgtacctgtgcacgtgtgtaaaaagcatcagcaccgatatgcttggtcagctcatgcttgaccggatcacgtgcaatactgatagcacctgtaccgtcagacaaaagtggagtgggtgtcgtaacagagaccccaaaatctgcaagcaaccaccgtaaccaagtcacctcagcaatcaacaaagccatagcccgcaactcagcctcaacactcgaacgggaaactgcgacctgtttgttcgtcttccaagcaacaagagaaccaccaagaaacacacaataagcagaaagcgaacgacgatccgtaggatcactcgcccacgtagcatccgaatagcactggagctggagagagctggaacggggaaagaaaaggcgacgagtgatcgtgccacgaagataacggagaacacggaggagatgactatagtgaacagtggtaggagctgagacaaattgactcggaatatgaacatgataagaaatatcaggacgagtgacataggcatccccaatgggcctgccgaagatggtacccggggtttactgaaggcccacaagtcaaagaatatgaagttcggaagcccagttagtattaaagaaagttagaattgtattaggaaatatagagacttgtaattttacgggatgggttagaaaccctcccggactctgtaacttgtgtattacgaatccctcggctccgcctcctatataagggggagtcgagggacaaagagaggatcgaatccattgtcaacataaccttagttttcataatcgtcgagtacttttcggctgaaacctttgagatctacttgcactctacttccaacgaaaccctagtctacaatacgtaggcattgataagttaataccttgtcaacgagtgacagcaagataaacaagactcccaacaagatggcgataacgggtgggaccaggaagaggatcaccatcagtaggacgaagcttaacattaagctccataggagtatcgactgtgcgctcatccccaagagcatcacaagcaagaagatcatgaatgtacttttccttagagatagaaaagccatcagaagtggaggaaacctcaatgccaagaaaatagcgaagaggaccaagatcagtcataagaaactgatcacgaagacgagccttgacgaaggcaatatactcgggatcatcaccggtaatgatcatatcatcaacatagagaagaagaagagtacgtccacgaggagaagtgtgaacgaaaagtgctagatcatgaagactaggagagaaaccagcagcggtCACCacgagaggcgaagcgctcaaaccgagcgaggagggcctgtttgagaccatagagagaacgtcgaagacgacaaaccatcccatcgggaacagaatacccaggaggatgcgcatgtaaacctcctcactcaactcgccattaagaaaagcattctgaacatcaagctgggagacagaccagcggcaaacagaagcaacaacaagaagggtacgcacagtagtcatatgagccacaggggcaaaagtctcatcatagtcacgaccgtgctcctgctaaagccacgagccacaagacgcgctttatagcgctcaagagatccatcagagcgagtcttaattttatagacccacttacacgtgataggacgaacaccagaagggggagaaacaagatcccaagtgccagtgcgctcaagcgcagcgatctcctcggccatggcaagctgccattcaggatgacgctcggcatcccgataagaagtcggctcggaaacaacagagagaccatactgactaggagagtaacgagctggagcacgacgctgacggatAGGCCGTGAAGGGAGAAGGTCATCAgcggaggacaactcatcagaagaagaggaagaagggacagcatcagaaggatctgaagccggagaacgaggagtactaggtggactagatggAGGAGAGGATGACGCCGAACGGggcgcatcaggactaggagggggaggagacgggatagcagggggtgcatccggaaaaagaaaaaaagagatatcatccaccgggtaagtacccgaggtgggacgaggatagaagggacgcgtctcatcaaacgtgacatcacgagagatgcgcatccgacgaccaacggggtcccaacagcgatagcccttatgctcatcatcgtatccgagaaaaacacactcaacagactgagcggtcagcttggtgcgatcgcgaggagggagaagaatatagcaaacgcaaccaaataaacaaagtgtcgagtaatctggagagcaaccagaaagacgctcgagaggaatgccaccttgaagggcagcagaaggctgaatgttaatgaggtaagtcgacgtagcgacagcctcagcccgtaaatgcggcggaagagaggaagcaatcatcatagcacgggtagtctcaagaatatgacgatgcttacgctcggcgacaccattttgagcatgggcgccgggacacgagaagcTGGACAAGGGTGCCCCTGCTCGGCAAGAACACCACGcgagtgctgggagatatactctcctgcagagtcagcacgaaacacacgaataggcgtgaaatactgagtacgaaccatggctgcaaaacgctgataaatagaaagcacctcactgcgagagtgcataagaaacaaccaggtgtatgatacgcgtaaagcacacgtccgttgggaaccccaagtggaaggtatgatgcgtatagaagcaagtttccctcagtaagaaaccaaggtttatcaaaccagtaggagccaagaagcacgttgaaggttgatggcggcgaagtgtagtgcggcgcaacaccagtgattccggcgccaacgtggaacctgcacaacacaatcaaagtactttgccccaacgtaacagtgaggttgtcaatctcaccggcttgtcgtaaacaaaggattagatgtatagtgtggaagatgatgtttgtttgcgaagaacagtaaagaacaattgcagtagattgtatttcagatgtaaagaatggaccggggtccacagttcactagtggtgtctcttgtaatatcccaggaaatggggttacaaaaatagaggaaacagatgtgtgcattgcattcatgcatagaaaatccggggaattttcgcgctttaaagtaaaacagtcacagtaacttaagtttcacttgaccttggtggaattgaagtagctcatcaagtcaagcgctataaacctcaatgtgactttgctaaaaccttgttttgggtagtaatgatttgatctaaggagatagatcaaatggaactaaaaccaacacaataacacattaatcaaggatcaattacatgatcttataaaagatcataacatggtattattTGCCATAACACATGAACATATATTCaatggtaaatcaagtaacaataaaatgaagaaaccatgctagacttatcttttccacgtcttaaaccaatccttgatcctaccatgaacctcatggtattcattttactccattcttggaaacataacaaggagatcaactctagatatGTATATCCTTCCCTATTCCATATCTTTATACCTCAAACctggagaggtgagagttctataataattattagagaagcaagaacaaaccttgagctaaaccttggatatacctccatgcatttaaatcatcatctttaaataAGAAACccaggatattattcaagtccatctcaaatgagagagaccattcatactaatccaagctttacctatttaagaataaaggacaatcttagaactaaagtattaggttgtaaaccatttcatcttggagtggtgagataacctaatatcacatggaataataccatatccatgaattgataaagtaaggaggagattaactcaatcaagatagccaagtggagttttagacataatatctattgagatattgtgagtacaccataaaccctagaataaccattcctttataagagagcccaagctaaggtgttacactcaagaaagttaagccaacacttgattgtgagggagagaactatccatataaccaaaTGATTATATCAACATTGTTTAAGTAAAACCCCAACATAATATCACAGGCATTCTcatgggatataaattattgaggcaaccaaagtagtcccatccaagaaagtaaaatagaagtgctataccttaattgatcaagacaatgcttggtcatggaagtgagaaacccatttaatgagagataccttaggaagccaaaccttgatcattataaattgaatgatgatcataaaccctaggaacttgaggtaaaggtattaaaaacaagttgatcatgcctaatccatgatcatgctcttgaggtatatgaggataagttaaatcctaataggattagtagatgttattcaccacatgaagtcatagggaggtaactagtaatcaACCATAgtcttatatcctaaccttaacttgtgaaccacttggtgaccaTAAGTAGAatgctaccacatctacattccacttattcttcatttaagaaacataagcaaaaccttagagtaaaactccatgctTAAATTGAgagaaatcatccattcatatgaccaaagttaactataaaaagaactataatcaatatagttacttcaatgataaattgaggttaataatagaagctaATTGgtggaagataaaaccaattctaaaatccttagtaattagagaagcacataaaatattaagcaagtaaccatcttatcatggttaggggagattaaccctagcacatgcaatatggtgtcatttcatctctataacctagaattatatctcaaccctagttgaaTTATCACTAGGATGATCCTAATACAaacccaggccataattgagattcaaaccaattgccattaggtaaacataattaggaccctagaattgctcaattGCTAAGATTTATGCTTCCCTAATTAAACCTTAGAAACATCTAGTGTTTGTACTCAcaattaaaacccatgtgtggtgaataactaCTCATACCAACCACTGATCcatataattaagacccaaccttaaggagagtaatatctactctaaataaattcaaagtgttaatagaccataacacaaatgctaatgaatatgggattatcatccaacctacaaaaccttaataaaatgttgcacacatgaactaacatgcaagtgattaatttgtCAAAAAGAAACCAAGCACTAATAACAATCTATGAGATACTCCGAGTTAACAAAATTAACTCCAATCATTCCAAAAGTTCTGATCTATAAGGAAAAggaaatttaaataagaaaataaaCTCATGTCCATTAGCTATTTTAGAGAAATTCTACATGTATTAAatttaatcaaatataaaatactttctACAAATAAGAAAGTGGTGAAATAGTCACTGTACTACATGCTCATTGAAATAACACGATTGAGACACCTGCCAGAAacaattgaattcaaatatgagttcaatttggtaaattataaaacagaaaattaaaacagaagaagaaaaggagaagAAAAAACCTTACCAGCTTACCTGGCCGTCGCAGCCCAGCAAACGGCCTAGCAGCAGCCCAACGCGCGGCCCAAGCCACCACCCAGGAgcagcccac from Lolium rigidum isolate FL_2022 chromosome 4, APGP_CSIRO_Lrig_0.1, whole genome shotgun sequence encodes the following:
- the LOC124647671 gene encoding probable glutathione S-transferase GSTU6, with amino-acid sequence MAGVQLGGEGELKLLGTWASPWVSRVKLALHLKGLSYEYIEQDLDNKTSLLLASNPAHKKVPVLIHNCKAICESRVILEYIDEAYSATGPSLLPADPYERAISRFWAAYIDDKLVVPWVQAFKNNTEEERIEGMKQTLAAAETLEGALKECSKGKPFFGGDSMGYVDVALGGLISWLQGTEELCGAKLFDDANTPLLLSWVERFVALDAAKVALPDVGELVEFAKMRLAQLGAAAAAAATVPPKN